cgcttcttctcctcttcaatcACTTTTTGTCTCTGTTGGTAGTCGTATAGAACTTCGTAATAGCGGTCATAAATCGCTCCTAGGTCTTCTAGGTTCAACTTCTTGCTATCGGGGCCAAGGTTGCGGATAGATGTACGCTTGGCGAAGCTTTCGATGTTGTCCAAAACGGCGTCTTTGTGCTTCTCACGCTGCTCGGTAACCGTTTGATGGGTGATCTGGGAGAATTCTTTGAAAGCCACTACCATCAACTCTTGGAATCGAGTGATAGCCCGAAGCTTGGGGTTCTCCGATCGTGGATGGGCCGACTCATCGAGGCGAGAGAAGTATGATTTCAGGACGGAAATAAAAGAGCCGTCATCCTGGACGTCCAAGAGCTCTTCCCCGTTAATTCGAAGGATAGCTAACCCAACCTGGAAGAGGACCTTCGGTCCCTCCAAGAAGAACACGTCCAGCACTCGAAAGGCAAAGACCAGAGGCATGGAGTTGATGTATAGAGAAAGGAACCAGGGAAGGGAAACAACAGAGAGCTGGACATCAGATTTGCCGAGATGTTCCCAGAGAATCGGCATAGTCTTTTCAACAAGGGACTCAAACACCTTCTGGTCAAGCAAGGTCCCGTACATAGTGGTCGAATAATATCCTGGAACCAAGCGGTCACACAGAACAGACAGTAGGAAAAAGGCTTGTGCCTCCGACATATATCTAGTATGGTTAGCACCAATACTAACATTGGGACTCGGCGACCTACATCAATAAGGCTGCAACAACAATATTCATGGCCTGGCAGTAGCCGATTTCAGCGTTCGTCCAACTGTATGCAGTAAGGACTCTCCGAAGACGGCCTATGCCCTCTTCACTCTGGAAACCGGCATACTCGGGTAAACTACGATTCAagtccttctcaatctcgtcaATTGCCAGGGACTCTTGACCTTCGAATTTCGCGAGGGTCTGCTCGTATAGCCTGGGTGACCTAAGGCGCAGGTTTAGAGAACCAGATGCGACCTCCCATATCTCGCCGCGAAGCCGGTTGGGAAGACCAACACGAATGAGTTTGTGGAAGGTGGGCTGTCGTATCAACATAGCATTCCGTCCATTTTCTGCAAATGTTTAGTTCAGGGTCATTTAAAGACACGCGCAAGCATTATACCTCTAAAATACTCTCCCCAAAGTCTCATCTTACTTCGATCCCTGAGTTTACGAGCGTCTCCCGGATAGCGGAAGAGCAGTCCTAACCCAGCGTCGGGGGGCGGTCTCGTTTCGGCGCCATCGGTTGTCTGGCTCTTCGATTTGGCGCCGGAGAGCAGATATTCTGAATAGCAATCATTCACCACCGACCGCAGATTCTCAATCTCTTTCATGGAGTCGCGGAGATTCTTCTTCAAGGCATCGCAAAACCGCTCGCAGGCCTGCCTGCTTCCGACCAGTTCGATGGTAAATCTCTGCGGAGCAAAGCCAGGTGCCTGCTGTTTGTTCAGAGCACCGTTCCAGGTCGTCAATGCGAGAGAGAAGATATGGCTAAGACTATTCAATCGTTCCACCCGGCGGATCGAACACAGAGGGATCGTGAACCCATTGCCCGATGGTCCGGTGCCATTGGTCTGGCCGGCCCAGTGGGTCGAAGCGCTGAGAGTTGATGATGGGACAAAGCTAGTCGGTTGAGTTGAGAAGCAGATGAACCGCTCACTCAAATGTAGCCTGCCGGTATATCTGTTTCCGCCACGGTCAACATTCCGTGATTGGGCgcctgaagctgaagatgatacGGGGAGTATAAGCTCTGATGTGATTTCTTGTAGAGGGTTCTGGGAGTCTGGAAGGCGGAATTGCTGGCGGAATAGGGATGCTTTCGACGGGTTTCGGtcggaggacgaggtgaGGTTTGAGATGTTGAAATTTGCCGGGTCGATGAAGGACTGCGCTTTCTGTACAAGCGATGTCCACTGCATCATTTTGGCGGAAGGATGACCGGCCTGCGCAGGTACTGCAAAGGGGTCGGGGGGAGCGGGTGTACTCGACGGTAGGGTAAAGCTGAGGCTCAGCCCGGCGGAGCTTAGAGTG
This is a stretch of genomic DNA from Aspergillus puulaauensis MK2 DNA, chromosome 8, nearly complete sequence. It encodes these proteins:
- a CDS encoding GTPase-activating protein (BUSCO:EOG09260K4B;~COG:I;~EggNog:ENOG410PIGF;~InterPro:IPR035969,IPR011992,IPR000195;~PFAM:PF00566), whose translation is MMQWTSLVQKAQSFIDPANFNISNLTSSSDRNPSKASLFRQQFRLPDSQNPLQEITSELILPVSSSASGAQSRNVDRGGNRYTGRLHLSERFICFSTQPTSFVPSSTLSASTHWAGQTNGTGPSGNGFTIPLCSIRRVERLNSLSHIFSLALTTWNGALNKQQAPGFAPQRFTIELVGSRQACERFCDALKKNLRDSMKEIENLRSVVNDCYSEYLLSGAKSKSQTTDGAETRPPPDAGLGLLFRYPGDARKLRDRSKMRLWGEYFRENGRNAMLIRQPTFHKLIRVGLPNRLRGEIWEVASGSLNLRLRSPRLYEQTLAKFEGQESLAIDEIEKDLNRSLPEYAGFQSEEGIGRLRRVLTAYSWTNAEIGYCQAMNIVVAALLIYMSEAQAFFLLSVLCDRLVPGYYSTTMYGTLLDQKVFESLVEKTMPILWEHLGKSDVQLSVVSLPWFLSLYINSMPLVFAFRVLDVFFLEGPKVLFQVGLAILRINGEELLDVQDDGSFISVLKSYFSRLDESAHPRSENPKLRAITRFQELMVVAFKEFSQITHQTVTEQREKHKDAVLDNIESFAKRTSIRNLGPDSKKLNLEDLGAIYDRYYEVLYDYQQRQKVIEEEKKRQERKKSERVSVIGPSLDREVGRVGLGPSPTHMDYDAFREFLAATAKWAIADSPGPSRKESNADSYTGSFRGFGRSPAWNNRPAPADHEFIQRLFRKWASDPADGLNLQDVVNGIARLKGPRDIMNNISYFFDLYDDSGDGKVDREGILRMSEALLFLSRRGFEGAITPSESVEELVPGRDGVEQEKLSTGERFLGSVSSFIRRCFEYADPTNKTSQEDKKTAEATAKLDSFSIGDDDDDDDEDLIDVGEDVKSKSSTPTPEAKTPETTSDEPVDNTKHTRSASESANPALDPNNPLHITLPTFRMVVLADELLEQFFDSYFPQSFHLSQQGTAAAQLPSLSSNLTTFSNLGAAKPQLAASGATVAGASGGIVPPNRGLRGVLDNIVTDGIRMAAEVKKRMDEAQRDLERNALNRDEEDEEDDDEDVMPPGAAAPPMVGGISSWGAGAYGADPERRSVREADRDLLEGAEVVNIRGREDASSSLLDDKEPHHESAQHEHSDSGRDDKVVSKVVEFES